The Brassica napus cultivar Da-Ae chromosome C1, Da-Ae, whole genome shotgun sequence DNA segment ATAACTTGAGAGATAAGGAAGTTAGGGAAAAATAGTTTATTGATGGTGTTCTCTTAGCTATCGTAAGAGTTACATATATAGTAAAACCAAAATATAGATAAGGCTAGAACTAATCCTTATCCTAATAGAAATCATAAATAAGAACTTGATAATGATAAAACATAACGATAAAGCCGTTAAAACCGTTAGTGACGTGTCCTGTCACAATACTCCCTCCTTCAGAACAGACTTGGCCTCAAGGCTGAAACTCAGGATATTGCGCAATGAAGTCTTGGTAGAACTCCCAAGTCGCCTGTTGAGGAGTAAAACCTTTCCACTGGACGAGAATCTTGGTCACTGGTTTATTTTGCCGATTGACCATTTTCTTTTCCAATATGAGTTCAGGTTCTCTACTTGAACCAATGTCGTTGAGGTATTGTGGCAGAGGAGGCATTGAAGTTGAAGCTGGTGGGTTGGGACACAGTTTCAGTTGACTCACATGGAATACATTATGTATGGAAGTAGTTGGTGGTAGTTCAAGCTTGTAAGCCCGCGAACCAACTCTGTCTTGTACGCGAAACGGACCGTAGTAACGTGGTGAAAGCTTGTGAGGCAAGTTACGACCCTTCAGCGAATGTTGACGATATGGTTGAAGTTTCAAGTACACATAGTCACCAACAGAGAACTCACGATCAGAACGATGAGAATCAGCGTACTGTTTCATTCGATTTTGAGCCCGCAAGAGGTGGAACTTCATCATATCAATGAGTGCTTCCCTTTTCTGAAGCGTTCGGTCAATAGCTTGTGATGAACTTTCTCCAGGCAAGTAAGGTATGTGTATTGGCGGAGGCTGACCGTAGACGATCTCGAACGGTGTACTGTGAATAGCCGAGTGATAGGTTGTGTTATACCACCATTCCGCGAGAGGAAGCCAAGAGCTCCAAGAACGAGGCGAGTCAGAGACCATACATCGTAAGTATGTTTCCAAAGTCTTGTTTGTAACCTCTGTCTGACCGTCGGATTGAGGATGATAGGCTGTTGAGAAGTTGAGATCGACACCATGGACACGGAACATCTCTCGCCATACTTCACTTAAGAAGGTGGGATCCCGGTCGCTAGTAATGTCTTTGGGCATTCCATGGAGGCGGAAGACCTGATCCAAGTAAACTTTGGCGACATCCATAGCAGTGTATGGGTGTGATAGAGCCATAAAGTGGGCGTTTTTACTTAGCCTATCAATGACCACGAGGATGCAATGTTTGCCGGCAGATGGGGGCAGACCTTCTATGAAGTCGAGACTTATTGACTCCCAAAATCCTGCAGGGACCGGAAGTGGTTGCAGCAGACCTGGCTTTGCTGCCAAATCGTATTTGTTCTTCTGACAGGTTGGGCAATTTCGAACATAGTTTTGAGTTTCTAAGCTCATCTTCGGCCAAAAGAACAGAGTTTTGATGCGCTGCAGTGTCGAATCACGACCCGAGTGTCCTCCAATAGCTGAATCGTGTAGCCATTTATATATGTGAAGCTTGACTGTTGGATCATCACCTACTATGAGTTTCCCTCGACGGCGTAGTTCTCCATTCACGAACGTGTATGACGGGTGAAGGGATTTGTTGTCCTGCAGCTCGGAGATGATCTTTTTAAGAGACGGATCAGTGTCCCACAAAGCTTTCAGTTCCTCATAAAACCCATGATGGGCTTGAGATAGCGTGATCTGAAGCAATTGGGAGCCAGAAACGCGAGATAACGCGTCTGCTGCGACGTTCTCCTTGCCTTGTTTGTATTGAATTTCAAACGTGTATCCCATTAATTTGGACAGCCACATGTGTTGAAAAGGAGTTGTGATCTTCTGTTCCAGGAGAAATTTGAGGCTCCTCTGATCAGTTCGAATTATAAACTTGTTATGAGCCAAGTAAGCATTCCAAGTTTGGACCACGTGAACCACTGCAAGAAGTTCCTTTTCGTAGACTGAAAGGTTTTGGTGTCGTGGTCCCAATGCTCTACTAATGTAGCAGATAGGATGGTTATCTTGCATGAGCACGGCGCCTATACCCGTCTTGGATGCGTCCGTTTCTACTATGAATGGCTTAGAGAAATCAGGTAAGGCGACGACAGGTGCCGTTATTAAGGCTGTTTTTAAATCTTGAAACGCTGAGTTTGCTTCTGTACACCACGAGAATCCATCTTTCCGGAGTAGTAAGGTGAGTGGTGGTGCGATTATACTGTAACCTTGTATAAAACGTCTGTAGTAGTTAGCAAGACCTAAGAAGCTCCTGATCTGCTTTTGGTTACTAGGAATGGGCCAATTTTCGACTGCTTTTATCTTAACTGGATCGGTGCTGACGCCGGCAGAAGATATAAAGTGGCCAAGGTATTCAATCCTTGTTGCTCCGAAGGTGCACTTGGATTGCTTGAGGTAGAGCTGGTGGTGTCGAAGTATTTCGAAAACCATGTCGATATGAATGAGGTGATCTTCCCAGGTGTTGCTGTATATCAGGATATATTCGAAGAAAACTAGCAGACACTTACGAAGAATCGGTTCAAACACATGATTCATCAGGCCCTAGAAGGTACACGGGGCGTTAGTAAGTCCGAAAGGCATGACGAGGTATTCGTAGTGGCCCGCGTGGGTTTTGAATGCTGTTTTGTACACGTCTTCAGGAGACATGCGTAGCTGATGGAAACCGGCGCGTAAGTCCAGCTTGGAGAAAAATTTGGCACCTCCCAGTTCGTCTAATAGATCTTCTAGTAGGGGAATAGGGTATTTATCTTTGATCGTCTGTTTGTTTAAGCCTCTATAATCCACACATAAACGCCATGAACCGTCTTTCTTTTTCACAAGGACTACTGGGGAAGCGTATGGACTGGAGCTGTATTGAATGATTCCTTGAGTTAGCATCTCACGAATCATCTTATCGATCGAGTCTTTCTGCATCGACGAGTATCGGTATGGCCGTAGGTTGACAGGGTTAGTTCCTGCTTCGAGTGGGATTTTATGATTGAAAACCGTCTCGGAATGGAGGAAGAGACGAAGGCTCATCAAAGATATCAGAGTAAGAGTCAAGGATTCGTTGGAGTGATCCGTTTTCGTCGAGCTGTGGGTTGCTTGCTTCTATGTGGTAGAAGATAGTCTCGGGGTTAAGTGGTTGCTGCGGTGAAGTAGTGTCGTTGATCTCGCGTAAGTGGAGGAGGGCGAGCTGAGGTTGTTGTAGTAATAACTTGTTTAAGCTGTTTCCTGTGACGACTTTGGGGTTGTTTGGTGTTGCTCCTCGGAAAACATGTTTTAGACCTTTGAAGTTGAATTCCATTCGTAGATTCagaaaatcccaaaggataGGGCCCAAGTTTGATAGCCATTGAACTCCTAGTACCAAATTACTGCATCCCAGCGCCAAAGTTCTTGTTTCAGTTGTAAAGTCGTAGCCCTGCATCTTCCACGTGAACGGGCTGCATTTGTATTTGGTTATCAAGTCACCGCTGGCTGCAACCACTGCCATTGGTTTGATTGGTGTTAAAGAACAGCCCAAGCTCTTGGCAATTTGTAGGTCGAGGAAGTTATGTGTGCTGCCGGGATCGATCAGAATATGCAGTTTTCTTTTTCCGTATTGACCCATTAGGCGCATACAGTTGAACGTCGGACAACCGTTTAATGCGTGTACCGAGATCGTAGGGACCTTATCATCATCTGCAATTGTTGTTTCGCGTATCTGTTCGTCGAAAGCGATTTCTTCGTCGAATTCTGTTTGGTCGGCTTCAAGAAGTAAAAGCTCTGAACGTCGATGTTTCAGTTGATGGCCAGGTGTGAAAGGTTCCTCGCAATACATACACAAACCTTTACGTTTTCGTTCCTGCATCTCGTCGAAAGAAAACCGTTTCTGAGGTGCATTAGGTATTAACGGTTTGTTGTTTTGATTGTCGCTGGTGTTGGACGATGTTGGTGTTGTTGTGCTgtattgattcttgttttgttgaAAGTTTGATCTCTGAGACGTGTTGAAGGTTGGCCGTGATGTCTTTGTCGGAGCATGGAGTAGGGATAGCTCGTGGAGTTTCGCGATTCGTGCTGCCTCTGGTACTGTGGAAGCTTTGAACTGGCGGACATGAAAGGCTAGATGCTGATTCATGTTTGTGAGGAAGATACTTAAGGCGTGAGCAGGAGCCAAAGTAATCCTTGTCATAGCACAATCAAACTTTTCCAGATAGATGTCGATGGAGTCGTTTGCTTGTTTTAGACTGACTAATTCAGAGAGAGGATCATCGAAAAGTTCGCTGAAGCGTTCCGATACAGCAGAGACATAGTCGGGCCATAGTGGAAATATGTTGTAGCGGTTGGCTATGTAGGCGTGATGCCATTGAAGAGCCTTGCCGGTCATATGAAGGGAGGCGAGACGAACCTTCAATTCTGGTGGAGTACTATCGATCGAAAAGAATTGTTCGCAACGGTAAATCCATTCACGAAGTGCTGTTCCATCAAACATCGGGAACCCTATTTTTGTTAACCGTGACGAGAGTGTATTGGGGAGCTGTGGAGTAGCGTTTTGGTCGGAGTTCATTGGTGTTGTTTTTGCTGTACTCTGTTCTCCTGTGAAGCGATCTGGTGGGTCTGGTTTCTGGGATTTGTCAGCAGCTGTGAGGCCGGAACTTCCCTCTTGTTGTGTTGACTGCGAATTGCTATTAAGGAATTTTTCCATCATAGCTTTAAGCTCGGCGATTTCTCCTCCAAGATCCTTGCGTATTTCCTCTGATTGTTGAGTTTGTGATAAACGCAAGTCGTCAAGGTTTTTGTTCATCTCGGCCAGCGCGGTGGTTTGCCTTGTGTCCATAGTTTGGTCCTAAGGTATTgaaatgctctgataccactgagACGGGAACCGTAACGGATAATTCCCGAACTAGAAACCCTTCTTGAGGATTCGAAGAATGGGGATACACAAGCGTAGAAGAAGATCGTTAAGGTAGAGAGATCTTCTTAGATGAATGTGTTCGTAAGCGTAGCTTTGTAAGAGCTTTGCAAGATAACTTGAGAGATAAGGAAGTTAGGGAAAAATAGTTTATTGATTGTGTTCTCTTAGCTATCGTAAGAGTTACATATATAGTAAAACCAAAATATAGATAAGGCTAGAACTAATCCTTATCCTAATAGAAATCATAAATAAGAACTTGATAATGATAAAACATAACGATAAAGCCGTTAAAACCGTTAGTGACGTGTCCTGTCACATGTAATGATCATTACCGGTGCTGTGCACGTGGATCGTGTAACTGCTCATTTCCCCTACCTACGGTCTGAGGGATACACCCCTCTTCTGGCATATCCGGGCAATTCTAAAGAGCTTACTTCTAGAAAGAACTTTTCCTGGGAGACCTTATTGAAAGGTGTTTGtcctctctctgtctctctctctctcttgaagaGAAGCTGTTGTTCtgaactagtttttttttgttctaccCAAACGTTTAGAGGAGATGGGCCCCTCTGATATAGATGAATCTTTTCAGAGTTTGTTTTCTTGCAAACTATGCTCAGCTGATGGCGAAGTCTTTGAAGATTTCAACACGCATCTCAAGAGTAGAGATCATTTAGAGCGTGTAAGCCATATCACCCTTGCCTCCTTGTATCAATTACATGAGCACAAGATTCTCTTTCTCTCACTTCCTagttatgtttttctttctaaTTTGAACCCcaagttaccttttttttttctgtcaagCAGGAGTTGTGCAAGCAGAGGAGACCTCCACTCAAGAGGAAGATGGAGAAGCCAGATTTCAATGTTTCTGAATACaataactgttggggtcaaaatcggtcacgacggaatcaatgtttAAAAGTACCCAGAAAATATTTACCgcagtaaaaacaaaaaaagaagtcaAGAAAAAAATGGGTAAAAACACTTCTAGGAAAAGTAATTTTCGTAAAGAAACTCTTGCGGAAATATTTTCACATCGAGCCACCAAACACCAATTGTCCGAGAACATCGGACAAACCGATCAACGTTGCGACCAGTCCACACGGATCAGGTCGCAACGTTGCGACCGGTCCACGCACAGACCAGGTCACGAGTGTTGGGGCCAAAAACggacacgacgaagttaacatccaaatattcgtaaaaatcagcatgaacgttttcaCGAAAAATATTCATCCTAAAGATTTCTTTTACGAAGAATATTGCGGTGAAATATTGCATTAATCTTGGTTCATTCATCGAAACTAAACACTCGCAGCCCACGATCACGTTCATGGAACATCAGAAAAGGATTCAAacaaggtcgccacgtagcAATCGACCCGCgcacgagtcggtcgctacgtagcgaccgaccggaactacgtagcgaccgaccaagacgtccggtcggtcgctacgtaacgaccgacccatgcacgagtcggtcgctacgtagcgaccgatctgtAACGagtcggtctctacgtagcgaccgaccaagcctcttggtctgtcgctacgtagtgaccgatcCGCAATGAGTCGGTCGCTAGCGACCGATCCGCAatgagtcggtcgctacgtagcgaccgaccgagccTCTCGatcggtcgatacgtagcgaaCGATCTGTAACAagtcggttgctacgtagcgaccgaccaagccattcgttcggtcgctacgtagcgaccgatccatCGCGGAcccagtcgctacgtagcgaccgaactgttTCGGGCATCGATCAACGGGTACGACCCAAAACTTTGCATTCTCGTCAATTCCTCAATGCAAGTTCCCGAGTACcgcagccatatcatttctcactcCCATCGATTGGAGTTATGActtaaactttacgataaaaatcgtggaaagtttatttttatcgataaagatcgtaataaacgtttcgagttgAAAGACGGCCCAAACAGGTCTAAAACACGAttagaaacccacttacgattttttaaggaaaagcccatagatactatggcggtttataCTTTGTCCGCAAGAAAGGATACATGTCaaatttccgcagataaatgttaagtttccgcggataatcatgaagatcgagaaaaatagaatatctccattttcgaGTTATGACGGCGTAAGGGCAGGAAGGGAAAAGCTCAAACCGACattggagggagtatataaggagtcctaggcgagagacaCGAGAAAAAACTACTtaagagcaaacttagcacttagagcaataaggcaactttccgtttttgttatttcgagctgcgactcaactaggttctgcagtcttaggttattagaactagggaacttgccgacagctcttgtagccAAGGCTCCTACCTTGCTGTAAatgctcatacgcaaattcggaataagatttattttgctctctttacgatttcttatttcttttcgtctttacttTCGTGTTCTGAccgcttggcgtgtggtttagcagatatccgggacctttgGGAAAtaagggttttcctaactttctttatttaaaaggaaatcaacagtgcgaatttcggttcccacaataaCGAACGATCAAAGGCAAATTTTAAAACCTCGACCGAGGAAACTCTTCAAAGAGTTTTCAGCCttcaatttcttcttcttatatatatatatcgaaatCATGATTTTGATTGATTTTCTGCTTTGGTTGATGCTAATAGAGGTGTGAATTTGGGGAAAGAGGCACCGTCGGCACAGAAGAGAGAAAAGCGTCTAGAGGACTACATTGTTGTGGTGTGTTTTGTTTCTTCAAGGCAAACTAATGCTATTTATGCTTGCTTATAGTCtcctttataatttttaagttcACTAATAAATTAGGTCATGCACATTTTTCCGAAACcgaagaaccaaaccgaaccgaaaaagaAATTTGGTTCGCAATTCAGCTTTAGTTCCTGTACCAGTTATTCAAACGAATCATATATCTTTAGAACCAAAGAACCAAACTGGAACTGAATCAAGAACCGAATCGGTACccaaatttgtataatatagtttatataattatatatataactatatttagttttgtaataatcaaataattttaaataatatttataaaccgaaatatccaaaaatgCCTAATTACCAGAATACtctttatcaaaaatatttaaatttatcagaataattcaaatttgtatCCCTAAACCTTAAAAGTCTGATATTTGATATGAAAACCCCGAATTTCTAACATTTTAATTCAAACTAACAAAAAATCAGAACGGAACCAGAACCGAATGAGATCTGAAATTATCTCGGATATTACTTGGTTCCTAACTTTGTTACTAGAACCAAACAGAGAaccgaaaaaaactaaaatagaatcgaaccaaaatttttaaatactcGAATGAATCCTAAACTTCTAAAACCGAAGAACCGGAGCCGAATTGCCCATGGCTAAGAGAAATCATTTCTTGCGAGATATGAAATGATGGAAATACCATCGTCGTTCGTAATTGAATAAGTAAGCGTGTATTCGTCTTGGCCAGGCTTGTAGAACACTTTTATGATACTTGTACATGCATCTAAGACGAGCAAGGAGCCCATCATATGTGTAGTTTcttttttagataatttaaatcAGAACTAATTCATAATTTATCGCTCTTAATATCTACGAATGAATTTATAATTTCTGATTTTCGTAGTTTTTTATTTGACCCTTCTAGCTGACActgaaagaaaattaaaaattctttaaaaaatttcaacatGGTAATGATATTTCTCATGGTCCAGGTCTTCATTTGCCATACTCTTTACAGAGCTTATCTGTTGGGAATTATGATCGAGTTCACGTCAAGGAATTTGTCAGAGATTTTCTGTGGTTCAGCTTCCATTGGAAATTCCCTATCTCTTTGTAGCGGGTCTTTGAACGTATCCATGTATCCAACATTCTTTGAAACGTATCCATGTATCCAGGGGCGGATCTACTTAAGGTAAGTATGGAGCAGTTGCCTTCcatgaaatttaaaactttCCTTTAAATGATGAGTATATATTTTAGTTGCCCccattgaaaaaataatttctgcCCCGTAACAAAATCTGTTCTCAATGCTCAGTTCAAAATCTCCATTATTTCCATCTTTTACGAGGCCATTTATGATATTTCTATTAGAATTATTATGTTTCCATATTTGATTTACGAACATTAAACCATTGTTTccgttttatttaataaataaaatcaatttgtgtttgtttgtttttttttgttttttgaacttAAGAAAATCAACTTGTTGCTTAAAAATAAGTAGTTTTATAACATcaaataaatatctatttatttaataaGTTATAATAATCAGTTTTCTTTACTTTATCATAATATATGCAAtgacaataaaaatattattttcattttagtttttcataTATAAGTATTAGTCCATGATTGAGAAATAAAACActatttaggaaaaaaattatatgatctgaatatatATACTTGTATTTTTCATATCATGAAAAACGtgactttttatatttataatttctgatattttttattttgtaattcaATTATATAAGAACAGTTTTAGTTTTCTATACAATGGATCTTGTATAATACACTTATAAGttgatagaaaatatatttattaaatatttaatacaaattttgttAATGATTATTAAATGTTTGTCCCCCGTAAACTTTTCGGCTAGATCCGCCACTGCATGTATCCAACATAATACTATCCAAACGTTAACATTCCCAAATCTTTTGAAAGCTTCAAGTAATTGAAGAGGAATCCCAAAAATAAAATTCGATAAACACGCTTCTTTTAAATCAAAGCCAAAATCACATTCATTTTCATccataatatttctttttttttctttctttttaatttttatatactaataataatccaattcattttcatccatgatctttctattcttttttttctttttaatttttataataataatactattcATCAATAAGTAACTTACAATAATCGTATGTATTAGTTTTAGTAGTTTTAACATACAAAAAACACTTCTAGTCACATATTTTCACTTTTTGCCGTATTTTAATCCTTTGCTTAACGTAGTTATATGCATTGTAAAGTCAgggagtttttttttccttcaaaacaATAACTAAACTAAGAGGTTGTATCTACAGGCTCGGAAGACCAAATCAGAGGTTATAAATCGACATAAAATATAGCTGAAAGAGGAATTTTCACACCGCGTACAAGATTGTCCGCcattatattttgtgtcattgtAATATGTCCGAACGTGAAAGTAGAGAATACATTTTTATTGCATCGTAATTCTTCCATATGCGTAGTATAGCCATTATTCAGGTgtagacaccatcttcaccaactcaAAACAGTGTGGGAAAAACTATTAGAGAAATAGAGGGTCATCATACACTGTCTAGcccaaatcaaattaaacttcacgCTCGGCATATAAATGTGACATACTTATGCTGAGATTCATCGCTCTCATCATTTTGTCATCAGAGCCAATGGTTCTACAGAACCTGACCTGTCTTGTAATAGAGTTTCTTTTCGTTGCCttttaataaatctaataaaattagaaagtcATTTTGGTTATGATCGATTTGTCATCTAGGCCCGCCTAAACCGTTTTTAGAACCCTGGTGATGCCGATTGAGAGGAGACTATCACATCCAGTTTAACAGAACAGTAAATCAAGCAAGCTCACTTGGCGTTCTTAATTAGTTATTGAAATTCGAAACCATAAATCTCAAACATTTCTTTGCTAGTACAACTTTCAAATGAAgaaacatttttatttgtaaacaTAACATAATAGTAAGCATTCATTATATAGAATGCGCCTTAATCAAGTAGCAGGCGACGCAATGACATAAAGAGGGTTCATGCGGCGAATCACAGCACCGATTGATTCAGGAACATCGGTCTTGGTCTGATCTTCTGTAGATTTCCAATCAAATCCAAGCATTAAGTTAGCCAAAGCTACCTCATTCAACACCACAGCAAATGATGTTCCGGGGCACATCCTTCTACCTGCTCCAAATGGAATCAGCTCAAAATCCTGACCTCGGAAATCAGCAGATGAGTTTAAATGCCTCTCCGGTTTGAACTCATCCGCATCTGGTCCCCACGTCGCAACCTCTCTCCCGACCGCAAAAAGATTTATCATAACCTGCGTACCGGC contains these protein-coding regions:
- the LOC125579896 gene encoding uncharacterized protein LOC125579896 produces the protein MDTRQTTALAEMNKNLDDLRLSQTQQSEEIRKDLGGEIAELKAMMEKFLNSNSQSTQQEGSSGLTAADKSQKPDPPDRFTGEQSTAKTTPMNSDQNATPQLPNTLSSRLTKIGFPMFDGTALREWIYRCEQFFSIDSTPPELKVRLASLHMTGKALQWHHAYIANRYNIFPLWPDYVSAVSERFSELFDDPLSELVSLKQANDSIDIYLEKFDCAMTRITLAPAHALSIFLTNMNQHLAFHVRQFKASTVPEAARIAKLHELSLLHAPTKTSRPTFNTSQRSNFQQNKNQYSTTTPTSSNTSDNQNNKPLIPNAPQKRFSFDEMQERKRKGLCMYCEEPFTPGHQLKHRRSELLLLEADQTEFDEEIAFDEQIRETTIADDDKVPTISVHALNGCPTFNCMRLMGQYGKRKLHILIDPGSTHNFLDLQIAKSLGCSLTPIKPMAVVAASGDLITKYKCSPFTWKMQGYDFTTETRTLALGCSNLVLGVQWLSNLGPILWDFLNLRMEFNFKGLKHVFRGATPNNPKVVTGNSLNKLLLQQPQLALLHLREINDTTSPQQPLNPETIFYHIEASNPQLDENGSLQRILDSYSDIFDEPSSLPPFRDGFQS